One Gossypium hirsutum isolate 1008001.06 chromosome A11, Gossypium_hirsutum_v2.1, whole genome shotgun sequence genomic window carries:
- the LOC107892130 gene encoding probable leucine-rich repeat receptor-like protein kinase At5g63930: MQFLDMGSSLCRLVIVFIVIHVLLIHQSKGLNSEGQYLLDIKSNLGDKFNHLGNWDRNDSTPCGWKGVNCSTIDVYNPVVQSLNLSALNLSGFLSPSIGGLVHLTTLDLSFNGLSRNIPKEIGNCSSLEVLNLNDNKFEAQIPKELGTLSFLTTLNIYNNRLSGPFPDEIGNLSSLSQLLAYSNNISGSLPSSLGNLKRLTSFRAGQNLLTGGLPSIIGSCESLEYLGLAQNALTGELPKEIGKLKNLKELILWENQLSGLIPVELSNCTNLSILALYDNKFVGRVPKELGNLINLTKLYLYRNQLNGTIPKEIGNLSFAEQIDFSENMLSGEIPVELSKIKGLSLLYLFENQLTGVIPVELTTLKNLTKLDLSINYLTGPIPMGFQYLTELIMFQLFDNKLSGGIPQKLGAYSPLWVLDLSDNQLMGRIPRHLCRNSNLIFLNLGLNKLSGGIPSGITNCKSLVQLLLVGNSLTGSLPSDLCKLVNLSAVDLGQNKFNGPIPPEIGNCRSLQRLQLSYNYFTSELPREIGNLSRLAIFNISSNNLTGRIPPEIFNCKMLQRLDLSRNRFMENLPGELGTLSQLELLKLSDNSLSGTIPPAMGNLLRLTELQMGGNSFNGNIPAQLGALSSLQIALNLSYNNLSGAIPSELGNIVLLEYLVLNNNHLSGQIPGSFANLSSLLGCNFSYNDLTGPIPSLPRLDNMAVSSFIENNGLCGGPLGGCNPTPSSLSLQPNAKDKGTRLGKVVAIVAAAIGGVSLVLIVVILYFMRRPVEIVAPLQEKPSTARVSDIYFSPKEGFTFQDLLEATDNFDESFVVGRGACGTVYKAVLPSGHVIAVKKLASNREGNNNVDNSFRAEILTLGNIRHRNIVKLYGFCYHQGSNLLLYEYMSRGSLGELLHGASCNLDWRTRFLIALGAAQGLAYLHHYCKPRIFHRDIKSNNILLDEKFEAHVGDFGLAKVIDMPQSKSMSAIAGSYGYIAPEYAYTMKVTEKCDIYSYGVVLLELLTGKTPVQPLDQGGDLVTWVRNYIRDQSLSPGILDTRLNQQDETTISHMITVLKIALICTSMSPSDRPTMPEVVSMLIESNRRECHFDTSPSHETD; the protein is encoded by the exons ATGCAATTTTTGGATATGGGATCATCATTATGTAGACTGGTCATTGTTTTTATTGTTATTCAtgtccttttgattcatcaatcCAAAGGGCTTAACTCAGAGGGTCAGTACCTTCTTGATATTAAGAGTAATCTTGGTGACAAGTTTAATCATCTGGGTAATTGGGACCGTAATGATTCAACTCCTTGTGGGTGGAAAGGTGTGAATTGCAGCACCATTGATGTTTACAACCCTGTTGTCCAGTCTCTTAATTTGAGTGCACTGAACCTGTCTGGGTTTTTGTCTCCAAGCATTGGAGGGTTGGTTCATTTGACTACCCTTGATCTCTCCTTCAATGGGTTGTCAAGGAATATTCCTAAAGAGATTGGAAATTGTTCAAGTTTGGAAGTTCTCAATCTCAATGACAATAAGTTTGAAGCTCAAATCCCTAAAGAACTAGGCACCCTTTCTTTTTTGACAACTCTGAACATATACAACAACAGATTATCAGGGCCTTTCCCTGATGAGATTGGGAACCTTTCTTCTTTGTCACAATTGCTTGCATATAGCAACAATATCAGTGGATCCTTGCCAAGCTCTCTTGGGAACCTCAAGAGACTAACAAGTTTCCGAGCAGGGCAGAACTTGTTGACTGGAGGTTTACCTTCAATTATAGGTTCATGTGAGAGCTTGGAGTATCTTGGTCTTGCTCAAAATGCACTGACCGGCGAGCTACCGAAAGAGATCGGAAAGCTTAAGAACTTGAAAGAGTTAATCCTTTGGGAGAATCAACTCTCTGGGTTAATTCCTGTGGAGCTTAGCAATTGTACAAACTTGAGTATTCTTGCTTTGTATGACAACAAGTTTGTTGGAAGGGTGCCCAAAGAGCTTGGGAACCTTATAAATCTCACAAAGTTGTACCTGTACAGAAACCAATTGAATGGAACAATCCCAAAGGAGATTGGGAATCTTTCATTTGCAGAACAAATTGATTTTTCAGAGAATATGTTGAGTGGAGAAATACCAGTTGAGTTGAGTAAGATAAAAGGGTTGAGTTTGCTTTATCTTTTTGAGAACCAGCTTACAGGTGTTATCCCTGTTGAGCTTACCACCTTGAAGAATTTGACAAAGCTTGATCTCTCCATAAACTATCTCACTGGTCCCATTCCCATGGGATTTCAGTATTTGACAGAACTCATCATGTTTCAGCTGTTTGACAACAAACTCAGTGGAGGCATTCCTCAAAAACTTGGGGCTTATAGCCCACTTTGGGTGCTTGATTTATCAGACAATCAACTGATGGGAAGGATCCCTCGCCATCTTTGCAGGAATTCAAACCTCATCTTTCTCAACCTGGGGTTAAACAAGCTTAGTGGGGGCATCCCATCTGGTATTACAAACTGCAAATCACTGGTTCAACTTCTTTTAGTTGGAAACAGTCTTACAGGAAGTCTTCCATCAGATCTTTGCAAATTGGTGAATCTGTCAGCAGTTGACCTGGGGCAGAACAAGTTCAATGGGCCAATTCCTCCAGAGATTGGAAACTGTAGAAGCTTGCAAAGGCTTCAGCTTTCATACAACTACTTTACATCAGAGTTGCCTAGAGAGATTGGTAATCTTTCCCGGTTGGCAATCTTCAACATCTCATCAAACAACCTCACTGGAAGGATACCACCTGAGATTTTTAATTGCAAAATGCTTCAACGACTCGATCTCAGTCGGAACAGATTTATGGAAAATTTGCCTGGTGAACTGGGAACACTTTCTCAGTTGGAGCTTCTCAAGCTTTCAGACAATAGTCTGTCAGGGACAATCCCTCCAGCAATGGGGAATCTCTTGCGTTTGACTGAGTTACAAATGGGAGGCAACTCATTCAATGGCAATATACCAGCTCAACTAGGTGCACTCTCCAGCTTGCAGATTGCATTGAATCTCAGCTACAACAATCTCTCTGGAGCAATCCCTTCTGAGCTTGGGAATATTGTTTTACTGGAGTACCTTGTGCTTAATAACAATCATTTGAGTGGTCAAATCCCAGGTTCTTTTGCCAATCTATCAAGCTTACTTGGATGCAACTTCTCTTATAATGACTTAACAGGGCCCATACCTTCTTTACCGCGCCTCGACAACATGGCCGTCAGCAGCTTTATTGAGAACAATGGTCTCTGTGGTGGACCTCTCGGTGGTTGTAATCCAACTCCATCTTCCCTCTCGCTTCAGCCCAATGCAAAAGATAAAGGTACTCGACTAGGCAAGGTTGTGGCCATCGTTGCAGCAGCCATTGGTGGAGTTTCCCTTGTTTTAATAGtagttattttatatttcatgAGACGACCAGTTGAAATAGTTGCTCCATTGCAAGAAAAACCTTCTACTGCTCGAGTTTCGGACATTTACTTTTCACCAAAGGAAGGGTTCACTTTCCAGGACTTGCTTGAAGCCACTGACAATTTTGATGAGAGCTTTGTTGTTGGCAGGGGAGCATGTGGAACTGTATATAAAGCTGTCTTACCAAGTGGCCATGTCATTGCTGTTAAGAAGCTTGCATCCAACAGGGAGGGAAATAACAATGTCGACAACAGCTTCCGTGCCGAAATCCTAACCCTGGGGAACATCCGGCATCGGAATATTGTGAAGCTTTATGGTTTCTGCTACCACCAAGGTTCCAATCTTCTACTTTATGAATACATGTCAAGAGGCAGTTTGGGAGAGCTGCTTCATGGAGCATCTTGCAATCTTGATTGGAGAACAAGGTTCCTGATTGCTTTAGGGGCTGCCCAAGGTCTTGCATATTTGCATCATTATTGCAAGCCTAGAATTTTTCACCGTGATATTAAGTCCAATAACATATTGCTTGATGAAAAGTTTGAAGCTCATGTTGGTGACTTTGGACTAGCAAAAGTCATTGACATGCCACAATCCAAGTCAATGTCTGCAATTGCAGGTTCTTATGGTTATATTGCACCAG AATATGCATATACCATGAAAGTGACCGAAAAATGTGACATCTATAGCTACGGTGTTGTCCTACTTGAATTGCTGACAGGCAAAACACCGGTACAGCCTCTAGACCAAGGCGGCGATCTCGTAACATGGGTGAGGAATTACATTAGAGATCAATCGTTGTCACCTGGAATACTCGATACTCGCTTGAATCAACAAGATGAGACTACCATCTCGCATATGATAACAGTGTTGAAAATTGCTTTGATATGCACCAGCATGTCTCCTTCCGATAGACCAACAATGCCAGAAGTAGTTTCGATGCTCATCGAGTCCAACAGGCGTGAATGCCACTTCGATACCTCCCCTAGTCACGAAACAGATTGA